From Acidobacteriota bacterium, the proteins below share one genomic window:
- the dprA gene encoding DNA-protecting protein DprA, whose amino-acid sequence MELLERLAALIGIPASERPARIGAARREAAEALARTASLGLTLLARTDGRYPALLSEVVDPPLALWADGDVSLLGRPSVAIVGSRRASTIGLEIARRLAAGLAEAGLVVVSGMALGIDGAAHRAALEAGGPTIAVLGSGADTPYPRQHADLKHAIARHGVVVTEFPPGTRPFASHFPLRNRIISGLSLATVVVEASERSGSLITARGALEQGREVLAVPGNALSGSYRGAHALIKDGAGLVETVEDVLAAIGWAASETSGRKPVSNLLTDGQLSVDMPVGQPMTADELALRTGRPVAEWLAELGVLELEGQVVRTTGGLFVRLDGPATNRKR is encoded by the coding sequence CGGCGCGCCGCGAGGCGGCCGAAGCGCTGGCCCGCACGGCGTCGTTGGGCCTGACGCTCCTCGCGCGCACCGACGGACGATACCCGGCGCTCCTGTCGGAAGTCGTGGATCCGCCGCTCGCGCTGTGGGCCGACGGAGACGTCTCGCTCCTTGGCCGGCCGTCGGTCGCGATTGTCGGGTCCCGCCGTGCCTCCACGATCGGCCTGGAGATCGCACGGCGGTTGGCTGCCGGCCTGGCCGAGGCCGGGCTCGTGGTCGTCAGCGGCATGGCGCTCGGCATCGACGGCGCCGCGCACCGTGCGGCGCTGGAGGCGGGCGGGCCCACCATCGCGGTACTGGGTAGCGGCGCCGACACGCCCTACCCTCGACAGCATGCCGACTTGAAGCACGCCATTGCCCGTCACGGCGTGGTCGTGACGGAATTTCCCCCGGGCACACGCCCGTTCGCCAGCCATTTCCCGCTGCGGAACCGGATCATCAGCGGCCTGTCTTTGGCAACGGTCGTCGTCGAGGCGTCGGAGCGGAGCGGGTCGCTGATCACCGCGAGAGGAGCGCTCGAGCAGGGGCGGGAGGTCTTGGCGGTCCCGGGAAATGCCCTGTCCGGAAGCTACCGGGGAGCCCATGCGCTCATAAAGGATGGCGCCGGACTGGTCGAGACTGTGGAGGACGTCCTCGCGGCCATCGGCTGGGCGGCTTCCGAAACGTCGGGCCGGAAGCCGGTATCCAACTTATTGACAGATGGACAGTTATCGGTTGACATGCCCGTCGGTCAGCCCATGACCGCAGACGAGCTGGCCCTGCGGACGGGCCGGCCGGTGGCCGAGTGGCTGGCCGAGCTCGGGGTGCTCGAGCTCGAAGGTCAGGTGGTCAGGACGACGGGCGGTCTGTTCGTCAGGCTTGACGGACCTGCTACCAATAGGAAGAGATAA